From Lemur catta isolate mLemCat1 chromosome 21, mLemCat1.pri, whole genome shotgun sequence, a single genomic window includes:
- the RNF215 gene encoding RING finger protein 215 isoform X1, translating to MGPAARPTLRSPPPSPPPPPPPSPLLLLLPLLPLWLGLAGPGAAADGGEPRAGAGRGGARAVRVDVRLPRQNALVLEGVRIGPEADPAPPLGGRLLLMDVVDAEQEVPVEGWIAVAYVGKEQAAQFHEENQGSGLQAYPKALVRQMRRALFLGASALLLLILNHNVVRELDISQLLLRPVIVLHYSSNVTKLLEALLQRTQATAEITSGESLSANIEWKLTLWTTCGLSKDGSGGWQDLVCLGGSRAQEQPLQQLWNAILLVAMLLCTGLVVQAQRQASRQSQREPGGQVDLFKRRVVRRLASLKTRRCRLGRAVQGLPEPSAETCAVCLDYFCNKQWLRVLPCKHEFHRDCVDPWLMLQQTCPLCKFNVLGEQQAWGPLADTTWHPPDAAIPVLFPLPLQGTTTQMTSCPRWTLHVQWTPLACTPPSAWATETGQWDGRDSKPCGWEDKGPTISTLGRKDPQRQAEDAGLGAAVQGEVALGPFSGILGHLCLPLSQAAPRSLGEEKCGASAAVGSGDSLWPARASLRAEAWWPGFVLIY from the exons ATGGGCCCCGCCGCTCGCCCTACGCTGAGGTCGCCACCGCCgtctccgccgccgccgccgcccccgtcgccgctgctgctgctgctgcccctgctgccgCTGTGGCTCGGCCTGGCGGGGCCCGGGGCTGCGGCGGACGGCGGCGAGCccagggccggggcggggcggggcggagccCGCGCCGTGCGGGTGGACGTGAGGCTGCCGCGGCAGAACGCTCTGGTCCTGGAGGGTGTCAGGATCGGCCCCGAAGCCGACCCGGCGCCCCCACTGGGCGGTCGCCTGCTCCTG ATGGACGTCGTGGATGCCGAGCAGGAGGTGCCGGTAgaaggctggattgcagtggcatACGTGGGCAAGGAGCAGGCGGCCCAGTTCCACGAGGAGAATCAGGGCAGTGGCCTGCAAGCCTATCCCAAGGCTCTGGTCCGGCAG ATGCGGCGGGCCCTGTTTCTGGGAGCCTCTGCCCTGCTTCTCCTCATCCTGAACCACAACGTGGTCCGAGAG CTGGACATATCCCAGCTTCTGCTCAGGCCGGTGATCGTCCTCCATTATTCTTCCAATGTCACCAAGCTGTTGGAGGCACTGCTGCA GAGGACCCAGGCTACAGCTGAGATCACCAGTGGGGAGTCCCTGTCGGCCAACATTGAGTGGAAGCTGACCCTGTGGACCACCTGTGGCCTCTCCAAGGATGGTTCCGGAGGATGGCAGGACTTGGTATGCCTGGGAGGCAGCCGTGCCCAGGAGCAG CCCCTGCAGCAGCTGTGGAACGCCATCCTGCTGGTGGCCATGCTCCTGTGCACAGGCCTCGTGGTCCAGGCCCAGCGGCAAGCATCGCGGCAGAGCCAGCGGGAGCCCGGAGGCCAG GTGGACCTGTTTAAGCGCCGCGTGGTGCGGAGACTGGCGTCCCTCAAGACACGGCGCTGCCGTCTGGGCAGGGCAGTGCAGGGCCTCCCGGAGCCCAGCGCCGAGACGTGCGCCGTGTGTCTGGACTACTTCTGCAACAAGCAG TGGCTCCGGGTGCTGCCCTGTAAGCACGAGTTCCACCGAGACTGTGTGGACCCCTGGCTGATGCTCCAGCAGACCTGCCCGCTGTGCAAATTCAACGTCCTGGGTGAGCAGCAGGCGTGGGGCCCCTTGGCCGACACCACCTGGCACCCACCCGATGCCGCCATCCCTGtactttttcctcttcccctgcAGGGAACCACTACTCAGATGACTAGCTGCCCCCGCTGGACTCTGCACGTGCAATGGACTCCTCTTGCCTGTACCCCGCCCTCAGCCTGGGCTACTGAGACAGGACAGTGGGATGGACGGGACAGCAAGCCCTGTGGGTGGGAGGACAAGGGCCCCACCATATCCACACTGGGAAGGAAGGACCCGCAGCGTCAGGCTGAGGATGCAGGGCTTGGAGCTGCCGTGCAAGGAGAGGTTGCTTTGGGGCCCTTCTCTGGAATCCTGGGACATCTGTGTCTACCCTTGTCACAGGCAGCTCCCAGGTCACTGGGGGAAGAGAAATGTGGGGCCAGTGCAGCTGTGGGCTCTGGGGACTCTCTGTGGCCTGCCAGGGCATCCCTGAGGGCTGAGGCTTGGTGGCCAGGTTTTGTGCTTATTTATTGA
- the RNF215 gene encoding RING finger protein 215 isoform X2: protein MVRLVCGQVYARLLPSVLLQMRRALFLGASALLLLILNHNVVRELDISQLLLRPVIVLHYSSNVTKLLEALLQRTQATAEITSGESLSANIEWKLTLWTTCGLSKDGSGGWQDLVCLGGSRAQEQPLQQLWNAILLVAMLLCTGLVVQAQRQASRQSQREPGGQVDLFKRRVVRRLASLKTRRCRLGRAVQGLPEPSAETCAVCLDYFCNKQWLRVLPCKHEFHRDCVDPWLMLQQTCPLCKFNVLGEQQAWGPLADTTWHPPDAAIPVLFPLPLQGTTTQMTSCPRWTLHVQWTPLACTPPSAWATETGQWDGRDSKPCGWEDKGPTISTLGRKDPQRQAEDAGLGAAVQGEVALGPFSGILGHLCLPLSQAAPRSLGEEKCGASAAVGSGDSLWPARASLRAEAWWPGFVLIY, encoded by the exons ATGGTTAGACTGGTGTGTGGGCAGGTATATGCGAGACTCCTGCCTTCTGTCCTCCTGCAGATGCGGCGGGCCCTGTTTCTGGGAGCCTCTGCCCTGCTTCTCCTCATCCTGAACCACAACGTGGTCCGAGAG CTGGACATATCCCAGCTTCTGCTCAGGCCGGTGATCGTCCTCCATTATTCTTCCAATGTCACCAAGCTGTTGGAGGCACTGCTGCA GAGGACCCAGGCTACAGCTGAGATCACCAGTGGGGAGTCCCTGTCGGCCAACATTGAGTGGAAGCTGACCCTGTGGACCACCTGTGGCCTCTCCAAGGATGGTTCCGGAGGATGGCAGGACTTGGTATGCCTGGGAGGCAGCCGTGCCCAGGAGCAG CCCCTGCAGCAGCTGTGGAACGCCATCCTGCTGGTGGCCATGCTCCTGTGCACAGGCCTCGTGGTCCAGGCCCAGCGGCAAGCATCGCGGCAGAGCCAGCGGGAGCCCGGAGGCCAG GTGGACCTGTTTAAGCGCCGCGTGGTGCGGAGACTGGCGTCCCTCAAGACACGGCGCTGCCGTCTGGGCAGGGCAGTGCAGGGCCTCCCGGAGCCCAGCGCCGAGACGTGCGCCGTGTGTCTGGACTACTTCTGCAACAAGCAG TGGCTCCGGGTGCTGCCCTGTAAGCACGAGTTCCACCGAGACTGTGTGGACCCCTGGCTGATGCTCCAGCAGACCTGCCCGCTGTGCAAATTCAACGTCCTGGGTGAGCAGCAGGCGTGGGGCCCCTTGGCCGACACCACCTGGCACCCACCCGATGCCGCCATCCCTGtactttttcctcttcccctgcAGGGAACCACTACTCAGATGACTAGCTGCCCCCGCTGGACTCTGCACGTGCAATGGACTCCTCTTGCCTGTACCCCGCCCTCAGCCTGGGCTACTGAGACAGGACAGTGGGATGGACGGGACAGCAAGCCCTGTGGGTGGGAGGACAAGGGCCCCACCATATCCACACTGGGAAGGAAGGACCCGCAGCGTCAGGCTGAGGATGCAGGGCTTGGAGCTGCCGTGCAAGGAGAGGTTGCTTTGGGGCCCTTCTCTGGAATCCTGGGACATCTGTGTCTACCCTTGTCACAGGCAGCTCCCAGGTCACTGGGGGAAGAGAAATGTGGGGCCAGTGCAGCTGTGGGCTCTGGGGACTCTCTGTGGCCTGCCAGGGCATCCCTGAGGGCTGAGGCTTGGTGGCCAGGTTTTGTGCTTATTTATTGA
- the RNF215 gene encoding RING finger protein 215 isoform X3, protein MGPAARPTLRSPPPSPPPPPPPSPLLLLLPLLPLWLGLAGPGAAADGGEPRAGAGRGGARAVRVDVRLPRQNALVLEGVRIGPEADPAPPLGGRLLLMDVVDAEQEVPVEGWIAVAYVGKEQAAQFHEENQGSGLQAYPKALVRQMRRALFLGASALLLLILNHNVVRELDISQLLLRPVIVLHYSSNVTKLLEALLQRTQATAEITSGESLSANIEWKLTLWTTCGLSKDGSGGWQDLVCLGGSRAQEQPLQQLWNAILLVAMLLCTGLVVQAQRQASRQSQREPGGQVDLFKRRVVRRLASLKTRRCRLGRAVQGLPEPSAETCAVCLDYFCNKQWLRVLPCKHEFHRDCVDPWLMLQQTCPLCKFNVLGNHYSDD, encoded by the exons ATGGGCCCCGCCGCTCGCCCTACGCTGAGGTCGCCACCGCCgtctccgccgccgccgccgcccccgtcgccgctgctgctgctgctgcccctgctgccgCTGTGGCTCGGCCTGGCGGGGCCCGGGGCTGCGGCGGACGGCGGCGAGCccagggccggggcggggcggggcggagccCGCGCCGTGCGGGTGGACGTGAGGCTGCCGCGGCAGAACGCTCTGGTCCTGGAGGGTGTCAGGATCGGCCCCGAAGCCGACCCGGCGCCCCCACTGGGCGGTCGCCTGCTCCTG ATGGACGTCGTGGATGCCGAGCAGGAGGTGCCGGTAgaaggctggattgcagtggcatACGTGGGCAAGGAGCAGGCGGCCCAGTTCCACGAGGAGAATCAGGGCAGTGGCCTGCAAGCCTATCCCAAGGCTCTGGTCCGGCAG ATGCGGCGGGCCCTGTTTCTGGGAGCCTCTGCCCTGCTTCTCCTCATCCTGAACCACAACGTGGTCCGAGAG CTGGACATATCCCAGCTTCTGCTCAGGCCGGTGATCGTCCTCCATTATTCTTCCAATGTCACCAAGCTGTTGGAGGCACTGCTGCA GAGGACCCAGGCTACAGCTGAGATCACCAGTGGGGAGTCCCTGTCGGCCAACATTGAGTGGAAGCTGACCCTGTGGACCACCTGTGGCCTCTCCAAGGATGGTTCCGGAGGATGGCAGGACTTGGTATGCCTGGGAGGCAGCCGTGCCCAGGAGCAG CCCCTGCAGCAGCTGTGGAACGCCATCCTGCTGGTGGCCATGCTCCTGTGCACAGGCCTCGTGGTCCAGGCCCAGCGGCAAGCATCGCGGCAGAGCCAGCGGGAGCCCGGAGGCCAG GTGGACCTGTTTAAGCGCCGCGTGGTGCGGAGACTGGCGTCCCTCAAGACACGGCGCTGCCGTCTGGGCAGGGCAGTGCAGGGCCTCCCGGAGCCCAGCGCCGAGACGTGCGCCGTGTGTCTGGACTACTTCTGCAACAAGCAG TGGCTCCGGGTGCTGCCCTGTAAGCACGAGTTCCACCGAGACTGTGTGGACCCCTGGCTGATGCTCCAGCAGACCTGCCCGCTGTGCAAATTCAACGTCCTGG GGAACCACTACTCAGATGACTAG
- the CCDC157 gene encoding coiled-coil domain-containing protein 157 — protein sequence MTHLLGSQACMDSLRRDLTDLQGAIVDVFSRAGPVRFPSWKFPDRVACDLDMVALLEHYDHVPGDPQFTQLSHAVLLELVIDRLLLLLQSCASYLETLGSEQMMPSARAVGPCMSVGLTVRCFWNSLLRLGMLYQQAAPQKRENQGETPTSKATAKDEPARSPERMAAKFIKAPTPMPRLPQTCQEPEAIADRVSPQCLAMTKNTKSVHCQTIETALVPCDACTSVQGSLQEVGKVVVSLCQSQNLPSSLGQFQKLVQDSMGLRPLPAATMGHWAAEQSKDLMHLSKHVGALTQLVGPLRAQLEEAEGQKAGLRKQVGRLEQALQQEQGARHRQAEEAKQRLAEWERNKQQLLTETSDLKTKVAALERELKQQQESTQAVEAKAQQLQEEGERRAVAERQVQQLEEQVQLLAGRLEGASQQICWASTELDKEKARVDSMVLHQESLQAKQRTLLQQLDSLDQEREELRGSLDEAEAQRACVEEQLQSLRGEREQGQCQLRAQQELLQSLQREKQGLEQVTTDLRLTILELEQQLVELRERERLLVAFPDLHRPSEAQMQNSGNVTDDMERQVQANDIRIRVLQEENGRLQSMLSKIREVAQHGDLKLIPQDQLWSPPSKGTQGAAPPTQAQRASPGPLGKWHPPGSRTGSASRTLPGQPRASTPQQPCGQPSKSSLEDVTHSAICAQNPIRALARLRRRLSPGQGQARSAHQPQKRPM from the exons ATGACACACCTGCTGGGCAGCCAGGCCTGCATGGACAGCCTGCGCAGGGACCTCACTGACCTGCAGGGCGCCATCGTAGACGTGTTCTCCCGTGCCGGGCCCGTGCGCTTCCCGTCCTGGAAGTTCCCTGACCGTGTGGCCTGTGACCTCGACATGGTGGCCCTGCTAGAGCACTATGACCATGTTCCAGGTGACCCCCAGTTCACGCAGCTGTCCCACGCCGTGCTGCTGGAGCTCGTCATCGACAG GCTCCTGCTGCTACTTCAGAGCTGTGCGAGCTACTTGGAGACCCTTGGCTCAGAGCAGATGATGCCTTCCGCCCGGGCTGTGGGGCCGTGCATGTCTGTGGGGCTCACGGTGCGATGCTTCTGGAACAGCCTGCTGAGGCTGGGCATGCTCTACCAGCAGGCGGCCCCCCAG AAAAGGGAAAACCAAGGGGAAACCCCCACCTCCAAGGCCACAGCCAAGGACGAGCCAGCCAGGAGCCCTGAACGTATGGCTGCCAAGTTCATCAAGGCCCCCACCCCAATGCCAAGATTGCCCCAGACCTGCCAAGAGCCAGAGGCCATCGCTGACAGAGTCTCCCCGCAGTGTCTAGCCATGACCAAGAACACCAAGAGTGTCCACTGCCAGACCATTGAGACGGCCCTGGTGCCCTGTGACGCGTGCACCAGCGTCCAGGGCAGCCTGCAGGAGGTGGGCAAGGTGGTCGTCAGCCTGTGTCAGAGCCAGAACTTGCCCTCGTCCTTAGGCCAGTTCCAGAAGCTGGTGCAGGACAGCATGGGGCTCAGGCCACTGCCTGCTGCCACCATGGGCCActgggcagcagagcagagcAAGGACCTGATGCACCTCAGTAAGCACGTGGGGGCCCTCACTCAGCTTGTCGGGCCCCTCAGGGCCCAGCTGGAGGAGGCCGAGGGGCAGAAGGCCGGACTGCGGAAGCAGGTGGGCAGGCTGGAGCAGGCGCTGCAGCAGGAGCAGGGGGCGCGGCATCGGCAGGCGGAGGAGGCCAAGCAGCGCCTGGCAGAGTGGGAGCGCAACAAGCAGCAACTGCTCACAG AAACCAGTGACCTAAAGACAAAGGTGGCCGCCCTGGAAAGGGAACTGAAGCAGCAGCAGGAGTCAACGCAGGCTGTGG AGGCGAAGGCCCAGCAGCTGCAGGAGGAAGGCGAGCGCAGGGCGGTGGCCGAGAGGCAAGTGCAGCAGCTGGAGGAGCAGGTGCAGCTGCTGGCGGGGCGGCTGGAGGGGGCCAGCCAGCAGATCTGCTGGGCCAGCACGGAGCTGGACAAGGAGAAGGCCCGTGTCGACAGCATGGTCCTCCACCAGGAG TCCCTGCAGGCCAAGCAGCGCACCCTGCTACAGCAGCTGGACAGCCTGGACCAGGAGCGCGAGGAACTGCGGGGCAGCCTGGAcgaggctgaggcccagagggccTGCGTGGAGGAGCAGCTACAGAGCTTGCGGGGCGAGAGGGAGCAGGGGCAGTGCCAGCTCCGGGCCCAGCAG gaGCTGCTGCAGAGCCTGCAGCGGGAGAAGCAAGGCCTGGAGCAGGTGACCACAGACCTGCGGCTCACCATCTTGGAGCTGGAGCAGCAGCTGGTGGAGCTGAGGGAGCGGGAGCGGCTGCTGGTGGCCTTCCCAGACCTGCACAGGCCCAGCGAAGCCCAGATGCAAA ATTCTGGCAACGTCACGGACGACATGGAGAGGCAGGTGCAGGCCAACGACATCCGCATCCGGGTCCTGCAGGAGGAGAATGGGCGGCTCCAGTCGATGCTGTCTAAAATCCGGGAGGTGGCCCAGCACGGGGACCTCAAG TTGATCCCGCAGGACCAGCTCTGGTCCCCTCCCAGCAAGGGAACTCAGGGAGCAGCACCCCCGACGCAGGCTCAGAGAGCGTCCCCAGG GCCCCTGGGCAAGTGGCACCCTCCTGGCAGCAGGACAGGCAGTGCGAGCAGGACCTTGCCAGGCCAGCCCCGAGCATCCACACCTCAGCAGCCCTGCGGCCAGCCCAGCAAGTCCTCCCTGGAGGATGTGACCCACTCAGCCATCTGTGCCCAGAACCCCATCCGGGCCTTggccaggctgaggaggagactgtccccaggccagggccaggccagaTCTGCACACCAGCCCCAGAAGCGACCCATGTAG